The DNA sequence AGCATCGTCGACACCAGCGGTGGGCGCGCGCTGCTCATCGCGCTCGCCGGTCTCGCGATGGCGATGCTCATTCCCCTGGTCGGCCTGGTGTTCACGCTGTTCGCGCTCGGCGTGTCGCTGCGCACCACGCTCGAGCTGCGCCGGGCCAGGGAGCGGATCGGGGCCGCGGTCGCGGGCGTGGCCATCTCGGCGTTCTCGCTGCTGTTCGCGGGCGGCGCCGCGTTCGTGCAGCTCTACCTCGCCGAGGAGCTCGCCGCCTACTACAACTGCAAGAAGGGCGCGGGCACGTTGAGCGCCCAGCAGCACTGCGTGGACGAGCTCGAGCGGGCGATCGAGCGCCGCATCCCGGTGCTGGAGCCGGGTCAGTTCGAGCTGCCGTTCGCGCCCTGACGGGCGTAGGCGCGCCCGCCCGGCAGCCGCAGCCGCGTCCAGCCCTCCGGCGCCCGCCCGGCGGTCTCCCGGGTGACGAGCACGACCCGCTCGCCGGTGGCGAGCGCCCGCCGTACCTCCTCGTCGCCCGGCCGCGGGTCGTCGCCGGTGCGCACCGAGCGGCAGCCGGTGAGGTAGCCGAGCTGGATCGCGCCCCGCCCGACGATCGCGCAGGGCGGCCGCACGCCCTGGGCGAGCAGCGCGTCCGCCTGCGCCCGCTGCGCGGCGAAGATCGGCTCCACCCGGCCGACCACCCGGTCGAGCGAGGACTTCTGGCCGTAGACGTGCACGGCGAGCGCGGCGAGGAGCGCCGCGATCGCGGGCACCCGGGTGAGCCGGGACAGCGGCAGCCGGACCAGGGCGGCCCCGGCGCAGACCGCCAGCAGCGCGTAGGCGGGCTGCAGGAACCGGGGGTTGGCGTAGTCGAACAGCGTCAGGTACGGCAGCGCGAACGTGACCGCGCACGCCAGCGTGAGGGTGAGCACGGGCCGGGCCGCCTCGGCGAGCACGAACGCCGCGGCGACGAGCACCGGCAGCGTGAACCACCAGGACACCTCGAGCCAGTGCAGGTCGGAGCAGACGCTCGGCGGGCGGCACAGCAGGGCCGGGCCGTCCACCGCCTCCAGGTGCCGCAGCAGGATGAAGCCGAACCGCGCCTCGTTCACCTCCGCGCCCGCGCGCAGCCGGGTGATCGGGTCGCCGAACCGCGCGAACGCCTCGGCCACCCACACCGTCCAGCCCACCGCGAGCCCGCCCGCGGCCGCGCCGAGCAGCGCGGGCCCGCGCGGCGCCCGCCGTACCGCCCGGACCACGCCGGCGACGAGCAGCGGCAGCGCCGCCGCGGCCGCGTCGGCGGGCCGCAGCAGCGAGGCCGCGGCGAGGGCGACCGCGACGCCGGCGAGCGGCCCGGTACGGCCCGGCTCGCGCAGCGCGCGGCAGAACCAGCCGACCGCGGCGACGAGCGCGAACGCCAGCCACAGGTTCGGGTAGGCCATCGCGCCGTAGAGCACGGTGCTCCACAGCGTGGCGAGCAGCCCGGCCGCGAGCGGCACGGCGTACGCGGAGACCACCGCGGGCCGCTCCCCCAGGCGGTCGCGCCCGGGCTCAGGCGGGCCTGCGGCCACCGGGCCGAACAGGCCGAGCCAGGGGCGGAACGCGGCGTACAGGCAGACCCCGGCGAGCACCGCCAGGTAGCAGCGGATCACCGGGATCGACTGGGTCAGCGCGGCGACCGGGGCGAGGAGGAGCGGCATGCCCCAGGCGCGTGGGGCCGACATCGGCACCGCGGGCACGCCCGGCCGCACCTGACTGGCGTAAACCACCTCATCCCAGTTGAACGCCACCAAGGACGGCACCTGGGACAGGGCGGCACAGCCGTACAGGACCGCGACGACGATCAGCAATCCGTGCGGAGACGTCAAACGTCGCAACAGGCGCATGCCACTGCGGCACGCTAGCGAACGCCGCCGCCACCGCGGGCGGAAACCGCGAGAAACGGATCTTTGTCATGCCCGCGCGCGCCCAGGCGGCACGGCGCGTGAAAGGTTCACGCCCGCGCCCGCGGTACGGCCCGGCCGCGGCGGCCGGGCGCTCAGTCGCGGTCCCAGGCGTACGGGTCCATGTAGATCACGTGTCCGCCGCGGTCGTCGGTCTCGTCCACGATGTCCCGGCGCGGCGTGGGCCGGGGCGCGGGCTCGGCCTTCTCGGCCCGCCTGCGCCGCGGGATGCCGGGCAGCCGGCGCGGCCGCCTGGCGGGGCCGTCCGCGGGCGTCACGTCGCCGAAGGCGCCCGCCGCGGCGTCCTCGTCGGCCCGGCCCGCGCGGCGCTTCGGCAGCGGCTGGGTCTCGCACTCGGTGGCGTCGAGCCAGTGGCCGGGCAGCGGCCGGGACGGCTCGCGCCGCCGGAACAGCCTGGCGAGCGGGCGGGTCCGGCCGTCGGAGGGCTCCACCGGCTCGGCGGGGGCCCGCACGGCCGCGACCGCCTTCGGCGCGGCGGCGGGCTCGGCGGCGGACACCGCGGCGCTGCGGCGCATCAGCCACCAGTTCGCCACGCCCGCGCTGATGCCCGCGGCGATGCCCACCTCGAGCGTCACCGAGAACGCCACCTCCCACGGCGACGGGCCGACCGCGGCGAGCCGGTTGCCGCCGAGCGGGCCGCCGGAGAGCGCGGCGAGCACGCCGGAGGCCGCCCCGGCGCACAGCCCGCAGACGAAGCCCCACATCGGCGCCGCCTCCGGGGTGGGCGTGGGCGCGATGCGCACCACCACGACCCCGGCGACCGCGCCGGCGAGGAACGGGATCGCCACCACCCCCATCGCCCAGACCGGCGCGCCGCCCGGCTCGGGCAGCGCGCCGAGCAGCGGCAGGGTGGGGATCTGGCCCAGCCTCACGCCGGTGGGGGCGACCAGGGTGCCGGTGCCGATGGCGAAGCCCGGGCCGGCGATGTAGGCCATGCCCCACACCACGGCGTTGACCAGGTACAGCACCTCGACGATGAGCAGCAGCACGCCGCCGATCAGCCCCGGGCCGAGCAGGTCGGTCAGGCGCCTGATCTCGTCGAGGCTCACCACGATCGCGCCGACCACGAGCACGAGCCCGGCGGCGAGCAGGATGGCCAGCGCCGCCGCGGTGCCCACCACGAGCGAGCGGGACCGCTCGGGCAGCAGCCGCAGCATCACCCGCCACGGGCCGATGGTGCGGGCCACGGCGAGCGAGCCCGCGACGAAGGCGAGCAGCAGGTGCCCGGCGAGCACCTCGGCGAGGAACGGCCGGGTGATCTCGTTCCGCGCCACCAGCGCGACCAGCCCGGCGAGCAGCGCGTACGGCGCGGCGAGCGAGATGCCGGCGCGCGCGATGAGCGCGAGCTGGGCCCGGCGGCGGGCGTTCTGCTTCTCCTTCGGGGTGCCCTTCGGCAGCCGGGCGGGCAGCCGTACCCGCAGGTCGGCGTCGCGGGCCATCCACAGCCCGGCCCGGTAGAGCAGCGCCGCCGGCATGATCATCAGGCCGAGCGGCAGCAGGCCGATCCGGCCGCCGCCGGGGATGGCGAACCCGGCGTGGTGCGCGGCCAGCCAGATCTGGCAGGCCGTGCGGAACACGCCCGGGATGCCCTCGCCGAGGGCGCCCTTGGGGTCGGCGATCCAGCCGAGCAGGGTGAGCGTGGTGAGCACGGCGAGCCCGACCCCGAGCGTCCAGGCCGCCGCGAGCATGCCGGACACGGGGAGCGGCCGCCGTACCTCGTCACCGCCGGAGGCCGCCCGAAGCTGGTCGAGAAGGGCCGTCACGCCTTCGATGTTCTCAGGCCCCGGCGCTCCCGCGACGGCACCGCGCCGCGTGTCGCACCGTTTGTCCAACGGAATCCCTGCGGACGCCCATCCGCCGCCCTCCGCGATCCCCGCCGCCCGCCACGGACACCGGCCTCGCCTCCCGGTCGCCCCTCGCCCGCGTCAGCGCCGGGTAGATACCGCGCGCCCGGCGTCAGCACCTGGCCTTGATGGTGTCCATCACCCTGCCGAACCGGCCGGGGTCGTGGTACCGCTCGCTCCAGTCCCGGAAGTGCACCGGCCGCCGCTCCCCGGTCTCGCTGTCCACGAAGCAGGCCTGCGCCTGGGCGTCGAAGGAACCGACGTGCTCGCGCAGATAATCCGGAATGCGCCCCTCCTCGCTCACCCCCGGCGTCCAGGTCCAGACCTTGCCGCCGAACCGCCCCTCCGGCCACAGGCAGATCGAGCCGCTGTCACACGTGGGACGCGCCGACGCCGGCGCGGCGTGCCCGGGCGGATCGATGAACCGGTCGTACAGGTAGAAGCACGCGCTACCGATGCCGAGCACCGTGGCGACGATCGCCGCGATGCCCTCCCATTTCGTCCACCATCCTTCCTGGGTGACCTGCCGTGACGTGGAGTCGGAATGCCCACGTGAATTATTATCAAAGGACCCGGCTTTTCCACTGAGTCGCTTTCCGCCCATTTTATTCTTCCAGCAACGCGCCTTTCACTCCCCCGCCTCCCGACCAATCTAACGAACTCACCAAGGGAAAGGCGCCGAGTGCGCCGATTTTCCGAATCACCGCTTGCCAGACAAAACCGCATTTATTGCCATTTTTCTTTTGCGTCATGGCGCGGTACGGCACGGCAGGCGCCCGCTCCGCCGCAGGTCACAGGGGCCGCGGCGGAACGGCTCGGCCCCAGCCGGGCGGTCAAGGCGCGCGGGCAGGGACGGCGTCCCGGTGACGGGCGCACCGATCGGCACGGAGTTCATCGAGCGGCCCGTGCGGGGGTTCCTCACCCGGGCGGGTTCCGGGATCGGCCGGGACGGTGGTGACGGAGCGGCGCGCCGGGGCCGCCTCACGCCAGCGGGTCGGTGACCCCGCCGGGGGATCGGGTGGCGTCGATGTCCCATCCGGCCCTGCGGGCGCCCGCCCGGTACGCGCTGTGCAGGAAGTCGAGCACGGTGCCGCGCGGATCGGCGGCCGAGCGGGCGTCGGCGTAGCGCAGGATCGCGAGGTGGCTGCCGCGGGACGGCATCCAGAACGCCTCCTCGGGGCGGAGCGGTTCCTCGGTGAGGCCGGCGGGCTCGGGCGCGGTGTAGGAGTAGAAGGCGGGTTCGGGCATGTTCCGGTCGCCGAACCAGAAGCCGGCGCTGATCACCTCTTCGGAGTAGGCCTCGCGGGTGACCGGGTCGACCTCGGGCCCCTGCTCGACCTTCCGGCCGGAGAATCGGGTGACGGCGATGTCGAAGGTGTGCCAGAAATGGTGGACCGGGCTGGTCTTGCCGGAGAAGTCCGCCGCGTAGCGTTCCAGCACCTGCGCGACCTGGGCGAGGACCTGCCAGTACCGGGTGACCATGACCGGGTCGTACGCCGCGTGCGCGGTGTCCTTCGCGAACGGCACGTCGTCGTCGAGATCGAACGGCTCGGCCTTGACGGCGACGTGGATGCCGAGGTGGTCCAGGGCCGCGAACAGCTCGCGGTGGAACGCGGCCACCGACCGCCCGGGCAACGCGAACGAGACGCTGCGCCCGTCGATCACGTCGACCGTGAGCCGGTGGCCGACGAAGTCGAAGTCGATGGCGAACACGGGGTTGTCGTCCAGCCCGCCCATCGGACGCGTGGTGATGCCCCGCCCGGTCACGTGGAAGGGGACGTGCCACCAGTGGTTGCGGCGCACGCTCGCCCCGAGGCGCACCTTCCCGACGATCTGCTCGAACCTGTGCAGCGTGGCCTTCGTGTCCGCCCAGGCGGCCAGCGGGATGTCCGGGAACGGCTCCATGCGATCACCTCGTCCGACGGGCCCTGGATCCCGCCTTCCCCGAGGTGGACGCGCGATGGTCAGGAAAACGTATGCACCACACCCGGTTGGCGCAGGAGAAACGGCCGGAACGTCCAGGCCGGGGTGAAGGACGCCACGGGCGGTTCACGAACGCCGCCGTGGCGGAGGTCCGCCTGGCCACGCCCCGCGTGAGGCGCGAGAACGTCGGGACGAGCACACGGCCCGGTACGGCGGGTGCACCGCCGACGAGCCGGCAGGGCCGCGGGCCGCGCGGCACCGCGATCGGATTCGCGCAGGGTGACGAGCACGCCCGGCGCTCGTACCCGATGCTCGGGCGTTGCGGGACGGCGGGACGCCGGGATCGCGCGGAGGGGTGGTGCTCCGGCGATCCCGGCGTACGGCCCGGCCCGGTCAGAGGCTCTTGATGATCTCGCGCATGAGGCGGGCGGTCTCGCTCGGCGTCTTGCCGACGCGGACGCCGACCTTCTCCAGGGCCTCCTTCTTCGCCTGGGCGGTCCCGGAGGAGCCGGAGACGATCGCGCCGGCGTGGCCCATGGTCTTGCCCTCGGGGGCGGTGAACCCGGCGACGTAGGCGACCACCGGCTTGGTGACGTGCTGCTCGATGTAGGCCGCGGCCCGCTCCTCGGCGTCGCCGCCGATCTCGCCGATCATCACGATCGCCTTGGTGTCGGGGTCGGCCTCGAACGCCTCGAGGGCGTCGATGTGGGTGGTGCCGATCACCGGGTCGCCGCCGATGCCGACGCAGGTGGAAAAGCCGACGTCACGCAGCTCGTACATGAGCTGGTAGGTGAGCGTGCCGGACTTCGACACCAGGCCGATCGGGCCCGGGGTGGTGATGTCGGCGGGGATGATGCCCGCGTTCGACGCGCCCGGCGAGGCGATGCCCGGGCAGTTCGGGCCGATGATGCGGGTCTTGTTGCCCTTGGAGACGTTGTACGCCCAGAACTCGGTGGTGTCGTGCACCGGGATGCCCTCGGTGATCACCACGCAGAGGCCGATCTCGGCGTCGATCGCCTCCTTGACCGCGTCCTTGGCGAACTTCGGCGGCACGAACACCACCGAGACGTCGGCGCCGGTCTCCCGCATCGCCTCGGCGACGGTGCCGAACACCGGCAGCACGGTGCCGTCGAAGTCCATGGTCTGCCCGGCCTTGCGGGCGTTGACGCCGCCGACGACCTTCGCGCCGGCCTTGAGCATGCGCCGGGTGTGCTTGGAGCCCTCCGACCCGGTCATGCCCTGGACGATGATCTTGCTGTTCTCGGTCAGCCAGATAGCCATCACGCACCTACCGCGGCGAGCTCGGCGGCCCGCTTGGCCGCCTCGTCCATCGTGTCCACCAGCTCCACCCGCGGCAGGGCCGCGTCCTGGAGGATCTTCCGCCCGAGGGCGGCGTTGTTGCCGTCGAGGCGGACCACGAGCGGGTGCTTGACGGACTCGCCCCGCTCCTCGAGGAGCTTGAACGCCGAGACGATGCCGTTGGCCACGGCGTCGCAGGCGGTGATGCCGCCGAAGACGTTGACGAACACCGACTTGACGTCCGGGTCGGACAGCACGATCTCCAGGCCGTTCGCCATCACCTCGGCCGAGGCGCCGCCGCCGATGTCGAGGAAGTTCGCCGGACGCTGCCCGCCGAACTCCTCGCCGGCGTACGCGACGACGTCGAGGGTGGACATGACCAGGCCCGCGCCGTTGCCGATGATGCCGACGGTGCCGTCGAGCTTGACGTAGTTGAGGTCCTTCTCCTTGGCCCGGGCCTCCAGCGGGTCGGTCGTGGCCGCGTCGACGTACGCCTCGTGCTCGGGCTGCCGGAAGGAGGCGTTGTCGTCGAGCGTGACCTTGCCGTCGAGCGCGCGCACCTGCCCGTCGGCGCTGAGGATCAGCGGGTTGACCTCGACCAGGGTGGCGTCCTCGTCGACGAAGACCGCCCACAGCTTCTCGATGATCTCGGCGGCGCCCTCGATCGCCTTCTCGGGCAGGCCGCCGGCCCTGGCGATCTCGCGGGCGCGGGCGCGGTCGACGCCGGTGAGCGGGTTGACCGGGATCTTCGCCACCTTCTCCGGCGTGGCGTGCGCGACCTCCTCGATGTCCATGCCGCCGGAGGCCGAGCAGATCGCCAGGAAGGTACGGTTCGCGCGATCGAGCAGGAAGGAGAAGTAGTACTCCTCGGCGATCGCGCTCGCCTCCTCGATCAGGACCTTGTGGACCGTGTGGCCCTTGATGTCCATGCCGAGGATCTCAGTGGCCTTCCGGTAGGCGTCGTCGGCATCCTCGGCCACCTTGACACCGCCCGCCTTGCCCCGGCCGCCGGTCTTGACCTGGGCCTTCACCACGACCCGCCCGGTCAGCTCCGCGGCCGCGGCACGTGCCTCCTCCGCGGTGTGCGCGACCTTTCCGCGCGGCACCGGGATGCCGTACTCCGCGAAGAGCTCCTTCGCTTGATGTTCGAACAGGTCCACGAGGGTCCGTCCTTGCTTTCCGGCTGACTTGACTGTCGTCAACCAGGCTCGGCCGCCGCGCCCTCCAAGGGCATGCCAGGGGGGTTCTGCCAGGAGCCTGGCGTATTCGCCAGTGAGCCTAGTCGTCACGCCTCGGTGAAGCGGCATCGGGTCCCGAATGCCCCGGTCCACGCGACGCGCGCGACCACCATTCAGGTACGGAACGGACACCTCACGCGTTCACCCGCCCCTCTGTTAACTCCGACTTTCGGAACATCGGGGCAGGGTGTTCGCAGACCGGCGATCCGAACGGCGGGTGCGGAGGCCCGGTAAAGGCCCTCCGGGCCGCCCGGCGCCGGGAACGGGACCGTGAATGAGACGAAGGTCATACGCTCGCGGGCACCGCCGAGCGCACCCAGTCCACGATCTCCTCCATGCTCGCCCCGGGGGTGAAGATCTTCGCCACGCCGAGCCGTTCCAGCTCGGGGATGTCCGCGTCGGGGATGATGCCCCCGCCGAACACGACGATGTCCTCGGCCTGCTGCTCGCGCAGCAGCTCCAGCACCCGGGGGAACAGCGTCATGTGCGCGCCGGACAGGATCGACAGGCCGATCGCCGCGGCGTCCTCCTGGATCGCGGCCTGCACGATCTGTTCGGGCGTCTGGTGCAGCCCGGTGTAGATGACCTCCGCGCCCGCGTCCCGCAGCGCCCGCGCGACGATCTTGGCACCCCGGTCGTGCCCGTCGAGCCCTGCCTTCGCGATGACCACCCGAATGCCCGCCAGCGGACCGTCGCCCATGCCGACCTCCCAGACCGACGTTTCCTCGGCACAAGGCTAGAACGTCCGGCGCCACCATCCAGGGATCCGGGTGCGTCGTTTGTCCGGGTTGCGTGCTGCGATCGTCGCGTTGAGCGCGGTGGCGAAGGCGGTCCACGCGAGGTACGGCGTCAGCGCCGCGGCGGCGCGGCGGTCGGCGCGGCCGAAGCGGCGCAGCAGGTCGAGGTTGGACGCGTTGAGCGCGGCGAGGTCGGCGAGGGCGAGCCGGGGCGCGTGGGCGCGGAAGAACAGCGGGGTCCACGCGGCGTTGAGCGCGAGGTTGACGGCGAGCGCGCGGGCCACGGCGCCGCGTTCGCCGTTCTCGCCGTTCTCGCCGGTCGCGGCGAGCGCACGGGCTCCGCCGTACGCGATCAGCCCGTAGAGCACGGGCCACACCACCCCGAACGCCGCCGGCGGCGGCTGCCAGCGGGGCTTGCGCAGCCGCCGGTACCAGGACGAGCCGGGGTCGGTGGCGATCCCGCCGAGCGCGGCGGCCGCACCGACCGCCGGGGCGGTGCGGAGGAGGTAGCGGAGGACACGCCGGTTGTGCGCATGGTCGGCCATGGTCCGGCACTACCCCGCGGCGGGCGGACCATCCGTCGCGGCGCCTGCCGCTTCGCCGGGAATTCTGCTATTCACGACATTTCAGTCATAAGTCGCGTCCAACATCGGACGTCACATACGCCCGATACATCACTGTGATCTTGGTATGGCAGACTCCCGCCCACTCTCTACCGACGTCGGCATATGAGCTTTCGAGAGGAATCCCGATATGAGGCGCCTGACGGCTGGACTGGCCTGTGCCGCCGCCGCCGCGCTGATCACGCCCACGGCGGCCGCGGCGTACGCGGACGCGGACCGCCCGGAGACGAAGCAGGCGGCGCCGCAGGCCACCGCGAAGAACGCGAAGAAGTCGAAGAGCACCACGCCCGACCCGGTCGCCGCGGTCGGCGGGCGGCTCGCCGCCGGGGCCGGCGTGACGTACCGCTCCGCCACGACGGTGCAGGGCACGGTCGTCGCGACCACCTCCGCCACCTTCCGGCTCGACCGGTCCGGGCTCGCCGCCAGCGACGTCACCTCCCGCCTCACCGTGAAGGCGGCCGCCCTCGGTGAGGACGCCGGGCTCGCCGTGAAGCCCGAGCGCACGATCAAGATCGGCGACGTCACGTACCTGAACAGCCCGCTGCTCCGCAAGAACCTCCCCACGGACCGCCCGCTGGTGGAGGAGAACGGCCCGGAGGCCGCCCTGCTCACCGATCCCCTCACCAGCGGCCGGGCGTGGATCGAGACGCGTAACGGCCCGGTCGCCGGCGCGCTCGGCGTCTTCGGGCAGCTCGTCAACCCCGCCGAGCCCGGCACGCTGAAGGCCCTGCTCGCCACCACCAAGTCCACCCGCTCCGGCGTGGTGCTGGACGGCGCGAAGACCACGGTCTACCGCGGCACGGTGACGATCGGGCGGCTGCACAAGGTCTCCCCGTGGCT is a window from the Thermopolyspora flexuosa genome containing:
- a CDS encoding DUF6350 family protein — translated: MTALLDQLRAASGGDEVRRPLPVSGMLAAAWTLGVGLAVLTTLTLLGWIADPKGALGEGIPGVFRTACQIWLAAHHAGFAIPGGGRIGLLPLGLMIMPAALLYRAGLWMARDADLRVRLPARLPKGTPKEKQNARRRAQLALIARAGISLAAPYALLAGLVALVARNEITRPFLAEVLAGHLLLAFVAGSLAVARTIGPWRVMLRLLPERSRSLVVGTAAALAILLAAGLVLVVGAIVVSLDEIRRLTDLLGPGLIGGVLLLIVEVLYLVNAVVWGMAYIAGPGFAIGTGTLVAPTGVRLGQIPTLPLLGALPEPGGAPVWAMGVVAIPFLAGAVAGVVVVRIAPTPTPEAAPMWGFVCGLCAGAASGVLAALSGGPLGGNRLAAVGPSPWEVAFSVTLEVGIAAGISAGVANWWLMRRSAAVSAAEPAAAPKAVAAVRAPAEPVEPSDGRTRPLARLFRRREPSRPLPGHWLDATECETQPLPKRRAGRADEDAAAGAFGDVTPADGPARRPRRLPGIPRRRRAEKAEPAPRPTPRRDIVDETDDRGGHVIYMDPYAWDRD
- a CDS encoding DUF5996 family protein; protein product: MEPFPDIPLAAWADTKATLHRFEQIVGKVRLGASVRRNHWWHVPFHVTGRGITTRPMGGLDDNPVFAIDFDFVGHRLTVDVIDGRSVSFALPGRSVAAFHRELFAALDHLGIHVAVKAEPFDLDDDVPFAKDTAHAAYDPVMVTRYWQVLAQVAQVLERYAADFSGKTSPVHHFWHTFDIAVTRFSGRKVEQGPEVDPVTREAYSEEVISAGFWFGDRNMPEPAFYSYTAPEPAGLTEEPLRPEEAFWMPSRGSHLAILRYADARSAADPRGTVLDFLHSAYRAGARRAGWDIDATRSPGGVTDPLA
- the sucD gene encoding succinate--CoA ligase subunit alpha encodes the protein MAIWLTENSKIIVQGMTGSEGSKHTRRMLKAGAKVVGGVNARKAGQTMDFDGTVLPVFGTVAEAMRETGADVSVVFVPPKFAKDAVKEAIDAEIGLCVVITEGIPVHDTTEFWAYNVSKGNKTRIIGPNCPGIASPGASNAGIIPADITTPGPIGLVSKSGTLTYQLMYELRDVGFSTCVGIGGDPVIGTTHIDALEAFEADPDTKAIVMIGEIGGDAEERAAAYIEQHVTKPVVAYVAGFTAPEGKTMGHAGAIVSGSSGTAQAKKEALEKVGVRVGKTPSETARLMREIIKSL
- the sucC gene encoding ADP-forming succinate--CoA ligase subunit beta → MDLFEHQAKELFAEYGIPVPRGKVAHTAEEARAAAAELTGRVVVKAQVKTGGRGKAGGVKVAEDADDAYRKATEILGMDIKGHTVHKVLIEEASAIAEEYYFSFLLDRANRTFLAICSASGGMDIEEVAHATPEKVAKIPVNPLTGVDRARAREIARAGGLPEKAIEGAAEIIEKLWAVFVDEDATLVEVNPLILSADGQVRALDGKVTLDDNASFRQPEHEAYVDAATTDPLEARAKEKDLNYVKLDGTVGIIGNGAGLVMSTLDVVAYAGEEFGGQRPANFLDIGGGASAEVMANGLEIVLSDPDVKSVFVNVFGGITACDAVANGIVSAFKLLEERGESVKHPLVVRLDGNNAALGRKILQDAALPRVELVDTMDEAAKRAAELAAVGA
- a CDS encoding cobalamin B12-binding domain-containing protein, with the translated sequence MGDGPLAGIRVVIAKAGLDGHDRGAKIVARALRDAGAEVIYTGLHQTPEQIVQAAIQEDAAAIGLSILSGAHMTLFPRVLELLREQQAEDIVVFGGGIIPDADIPELERLGVAKIFTPGASMEEIVDWVRSAVPASV
- a CDS encoding TspO/MBR family protein translates to MADHAHNRRVLRYLLRTAPAVGAAAALGGIATDPGSSWYRRLRKPRWQPPPAAFGVVWPVLYGLIAYGGARALAATGENGENGERGAVARALAVNLALNAAWTPLFFRAHAPRLALADLAALNASNLDLLRRFGRADRRAAAALTPYLAWTAFATALNATIAARNPDKRRTRIPGWWRRTF